One window from the genome of Malus domestica chromosome 01, GDT2T_hap1 encodes:
- the LOC103421272 gene encoding NAC domain-containing protein 71-like isoform X1: MGTLGSNRKTRGGGASDPVGFRFHPTPEELVDHYLKLKKQDKDFKCDHIAEFDVCNFDPWDLAARIPSDDMVWYFFSPKDYKYINSTRSNRTTPGGHWKITGKERAIKDRHSKAVIGKKRTLTFYRRCQPKPIKTDWVMHEFYLIDSEAISNPKLHQKDFVLCCMKKNFDMEDTSIGEVELGSYSVSNAEDHAAAVVTPESQDYSSSTYLSSGYIELGDIPQGNANIDDCNAMQSPFGYNNYSYPDKNDISTCDEGEPPSFTMFDFENEVPDHMSQEVCPPREENLELFFYPPQPEDYTLEPLMNMTVGDVLHDNNYIAYNEFWPPI, translated from the exons ATGGGAACATTGGGAAGCAACAGAAAAACAAGAGGTGGAGGGGCATCAGACCCAGTAGGGTTCAGATTCCACCCCACTCCGGAGGAACTGGTCGATCATTACTTGAAGCTCAAGAAACAGGACAAGGATTTCAAATGTGATCACATCGCTGAATTCGATGTCTGCAACTTCGACCCTTGGGATTTGGCTG CTCGCATTCCATCCGACGATATGGTGTGGTACTTCTTCAGCCCAAAGGATTACAAGTACATCAACAGCACCCGGTCCAACCGAACTACACCAGGAGGCCACTGGAAAATCACAGGCAAGGAGCGTGCGATCAAGGATCGGCATTCCAAAGCTGTCATTGGGAAGAAGAGGACCTTGACATTCTACCGACGTTGTCAGCCTAAACCCATAAAAACCGACTGGGTCATGCACGAGTTCTATCTCATTGATAGTGAAGCCATCTCTAATCCTAAGCTGCATCAG AAGGATTTTGTTCTGTGTTGCATGAAGAAAAATTTCGATATGGAGGATACCTCAATCGGTGAAGTTGAACTTGGCAGCTACAGTGTGTCTAATGCTGAAGATCATGCTGCAGCTGTTGTGACTCCAGAG TCACAGGATTACAGTTCCTCTACATACCTATCATCAGGATACATAGAGTTGGGAGATATTCCACAAGGCAATGCCAACATTGATGATTGCAATGCAATGCAATCACCATTTGGATATAATAATTATTCTTATCCCGATAAGAATGATATTTCAACCTGTGATGAAGGTGAACCTCCTAGCTTCACCATGTTTGATTTCGAAAATGAAGTTCCAGATCATATGTCTCAAGAG GTATGTCCTCCACGAGAAGAAAATCTGGAATTGTTCTTTTATCCACCTCAGCCGGAGGACTACACACTGGAGCCACTAATGAACATGACAGTGGGAGATGTTTTGCATGACAATAACTATATTGCATACAATGAGTTTTGGCCCCCAATTTGA
- the LOC103421272 gene encoding NAC domain-containing protein 71-like isoform X2 produces the protein MGTLGSNRKTRGGGASDPVGFRFHPTPEELVDHYLKLKKQDKDFKCDHIAEFDVCNFDPWDLAARIPSDDMVWYFFSPKDYKYINSTRSNRTTPGGHWKITGKERAIKDRHSKAVIGKKRTLTFYRRCQPKPIKTDWVMHEFYLIDSEAISNPKLHQKDFVLCCMKKNFDMEDTSIGEVELGSYSVSNAEDHAAAVVTPEDYSSSTYLSSGYIELGDIPQGNANIDDCNAMQSPFGYNNYSYPDKNDISTCDEGEPPSFTMFDFENEVPDHMSQEVCPPREENLELFFYPPQPEDYTLEPLMNMTVGDVLHDNNYIAYNEFWPPI, from the exons ATGGGAACATTGGGAAGCAACAGAAAAACAAGAGGTGGAGGGGCATCAGACCCAGTAGGGTTCAGATTCCACCCCACTCCGGAGGAACTGGTCGATCATTACTTGAAGCTCAAGAAACAGGACAAGGATTTCAAATGTGATCACATCGCTGAATTCGATGTCTGCAACTTCGACCCTTGGGATTTGGCTG CTCGCATTCCATCCGACGATATGGTGTGGTACTTCTTCAGCCCAAAGGATTACAAGTACATCAACAGCACCCGGTCCAACCGAACTACACCAGGAGGCCACTGGAAAATCACAGGCAAGGAGCGTGCGATCAAGGATCGGCATTCCAAAGCTGTCATTGGGAAGAAGAGGACCTTGACATTCTACCGACGTTGTCAGCCTAAACCCATAAAAACCGACTGGGTCATGCACGAGTTCTATCTCATTGATAGTGAAGCCATCTCTAATCCTAAGCTGCATCAG AAGGATTTTGTTCTGTGTTGCATGAAGAAAAATTTCGATATGGAGGATACCTCAATCGGTGAAGTTGAACTTGGCAGCTACAGTGTGTCTAATGCTGAAGATCATGCTGCAGCTGTTGTGACTCCAGAG GATTACAGTTCCTCTACATACCTATCATCAGGATACATAGAGTTGGGAGATATTCCACAAGGCAATGCCAACATTGATGATTGCAATGCAATGCAATCACCATTTGGATATAATAATTATTCTTATCCCGATAAGAATGATATTTCAACCTGTGATGAAGGTGAACCTCCTAGCTTCACCATGTTTGATTTCGAAAATGAAGTTCCAGATCATATGTCTCAAGAG GTATGTCCTCCACGAGAAGAAAATCTGGAATTGTTCTTTTATCCACCTCAGCCGGAGGACTACACACTGGAGCCACTAATGAACATGACAGTGGGAGATGTTTTGCATGACAATAACTATATTGCATACAATGAGTTTTGGCCCCCAATTTGA